Proteins encoded together in one Ferroglobus placidus DSM 10642 window:
- a CDS encoding DUF531 domain-containing protein produces MITLCLVNTYDKLKLHEAHLRSIARIAPICYAFDFHLALYDFPFWKREEEVVDAVCDYTTIGEGGKYLRELHESGKFHLIESFESRFGEIVATTSKPDESKKISLDDIARFRSAIFLFGLGRKGLPKDVLKKAKYHFEATGKNVSLETCTAIGVVATLIWVVRHGRHKNVSETRVL; encoded by the coding sequence ATGATAACTCTGTGTCTCGTTAACACTTACGACAAGCTCAAGCTGCACGAAGCGCACCTCAGAAGCATCGCAAGAATAGCACCCATCTGCTACGCTTTCGATTTTCACCTTGCTCTTTACGATTTTCCCTTCTGGAAAAGAGAGGAAGAAGTTGTAGATGCTGTTTGCGATTATACGACCATAGGCGAGGGAGGAAAATATTTAAGAGAACTCCACGAATCCGGGAAATTCCACCTAATAGAGAGTTTCGAGTCGAGGTTCGGAGAAATCGTGGCTACAACATCCAAACCGGACGAGAGTAAGAAGATATCGCTGGACGACATAGCGAGATTTAGGTCGGCGATATTTTTATTTGGTCTCGGGAGGAAGGGTTTGCCGAAGGATGTGTTGAAAAAGGCAAAATACCACTTCGAGGCTACGGGGAAAAACGTTAGCCTCGAAACCTGCACAGCTATAGGAGTCGTTGCCACGCTGATATGGGTGGTTAGGCATGGAAGACATAAGAATGTGTCCGAAACACGGGTTTTATAG
- a CDS encoding RNA 2'-phosphotransferase, with translation MEDIRMCPKHGFYRGESCKKCGYVGEVILDKERVEKLGRFISGLLRHYPDKYRLEMDENGWVDFGKLVRVVKRRFKWANQWLVKAIVYSDEKGRYEISNDKIRARYGHSVDVKLNDLPEAEEETLYYGTSEEEASRVMEVGIKPVNRRYVHLSTTLEKGEEVARLRTDEPIVLVIDAKEAKKDGIRFIKVNENIVLAEEIPPKYIKDFIRV, from the coding sequence ATGGAAGACATAAGAATGTGTCCGAAACACGGGTTTTATAGAGGAGAGAGCTGTAAGAAGTGCGGATACGTCGGCGAGGTAATTCTCGATAAGGAAAGAGTGGAAAAACTCGGGAGATTTATCTCAGGTCTTTTGAGGCACTATCCAGATAAATACCGCTTGGAAATGGACGAAAACGGATGGGTCGATTTTGGAAAGCTTGTAAGAGTGGTCAAAAGAAGGTTCAAATGGGCTAATCAGTGGTTGGTCAAAGCAATAGTTTACAGCGATGAAAAAGGGAGATACGAGATTTCCAACGACAAAATAAGAGCCCGATACGGACACAGCGTTGATGTCAAGTTAAACGATCTTCCCGAAGCAGAGGAGGAAACTTTATACTACGGAACAAGCGAGGAAGAGGCGAGCAGAGTCATGGAAGTTGGAATTAAACCAGTGAATAGGAGGTATGTTCACCTTTCAACAACTCTCGAAAAAGGAGAGGAAGTGGCAAGACTTAGGACAGATGAACCGATAGTTCTCGTTATAGATGCAAAGGAAGCTAAAAAAGACGGAATAAGGTTCATAAAGGTTAACGAGAACATAGTTTTAGCGGAAGAAATTCCTCCGAAGTACATCAAAGACTTTATTCGCGTTTAA
- a CDS encoding helix-turn-helix domain-containing protein: MIDKLAIESLKLLFREKAVEILLTIYYESQSGKDVYIQYVASRVNSPHSYVWLMVKKFEEAGLVETEVEGRTKIIRLTDKGFRISQLIEKIVETFSE, from the coding sequence ATGATCGATAAACTTGCGATAGAAAGTTTGAAGCTCTTATTTAGGGAGAAAGCGGTCGAAATTCTCCTGACGATTTACTACGAAAGTCAGAGCGGAAAAGACGTTTACATTCAGTACGTGGCGAGCAGAGTAAACAGCCCCCACAGTTACGTTTGGCTAATGGTAAAAAAGTTTGAAGAAGCCGGACTCGTGGAAACGGAAGTAGAAGGTAGGACGAAAATAATAAGGTTGACGGACAAAGGTTTCAGAATTTCCCAACTGATCGAGAAGATAGTGGAGACATTTTCCGAGTGA
- a CDS encoding hydrogenase small subunit has protein sequence MKLTRRNFVKLVSALGASAFLTTYKSDIVAALEENKDYWHIAWLNGGACTGCTISFAQTADPDILQILTEILVGNSGLPIVLPDYMETIHLASGSLAEEFKEKWKSGKAGKRILIVEGVIQDPGYCVIAGKDFREHVLDAVRYADAIIAVGQCATFGGIPAAKPNPTNAKGLADFLKEEGVSKEVINLPLCPVNADQLVVTLAAVIIGAKVELDDYGRPKMFFSTNMHNDLCPYRPYYDKGQFIETPGEGEGCRYKIGCKGPVTWTDCPLRKWNNSTSYCVEAGAPCIGCSEPGWPDKFSPFYEEVPNLTSAIIDPTKLGTGIFGATLAGIGVHAVRRSLRRRKEVEENE, from the coding sequence GTGAAACTAACGAGGAGAAATTTTGTTAAGCTCGTTTCCGCTCTCGGCGCTTCCGCATTTTTGACGACCTACAAGTCAGATATCGTCGCGGCGTTGGAAGAAAACAAAGACTACTGGCACATCGCTTGGCTCAACGGAGGGGCTTGCACCGGCTGCACGATCTCCTTCGCTCAGACAGCGGATCCGGACATTCTGCAAATACTAACCGAGATACTCGTCGGCAACTCTGGACTGCCGATCGTTCTTCCGGACTACATGGAAACCATACACTTAGCCTCCGGAAGCTTAGCTGAAGAGTTCAAAGAGAAGTGGAAGAGTGGGAAGGCTGGAAAGAGAATTTTGATTGTGGAAGGAGTAATACAAGACCCCGGCTACTGCGTCATAGCTGGAAAAGATTTCAGGGAGCACGTGCTCGATGCTGTGAGATATGCTGACGCTATAATTGCCGTAGGACAGTGCGCAACCTTCGGAGGGATTCCTGCAGCTAAGCCAAATCCAACAAACGCGAAAGGTTTGGCCGATTTTCTGAAAGAGGAGGGAGTAAGTAAAGAAGTGATAAACCTACCCCTCTGCCCAGTGAATGCCGATCAGCTTGTAGTAACTCTTGCAGCAGTAATAATCGGAGCGAAGGTCGAACTCGACGACTACGGAAGACCGAAGATGTTCTTCTCCACGAACATGCACAACGACCTCTGCCCCTACAGACCCTACTACGATAAAGGACAGTTCATAGAAACTCCCGGGGAAGGAGAAGGATGCAGATATAAAATAGGATGCAAAGGTCCCGTTACGTGGACCGACTGTCCTCTAAGAAAGTGGAACAACAGCACGAGTTACTGCGTTGAGGCTGGAGCTCCCTGCATAGGATGTTCAGAGCCGGGATGGCCGGATAAGTTTTCTCCGTTTTATGAGGAAGTGCCAAACCTGACTTCAGCAATTATCGATCCAACAAAACTTGGAACCGGAATTTTTGGAGCAACTTTAGCGGGAATAGGGGTTCATGCGGTTAGAAGGAGTTTAAGAAGAAGGAAGGAGGTAGAGGAAAATGAGTAA
- a CDS encoding nickel-dependent hydrogenase large subunit: MSNVVIDPVTRIEGHLRVEMHTKTLETSTGKWTVVDKAYCSGTMFRGIEIILKGRDPRDAWIITQRICGVCPAPHAEASMQAIEAAFDVKPTPLAILVRNILHGAYYIYDHIIHTYLLIGPELGVLAKYPPMVPPALGKEGIAKLNLGSSYAQALDIQRKANEIVAMWGGKFPHHQTEYPGGMAVKPTADKIAKTLSKMTEIWSWVANVMVRDFTKILEANERIGEAVSAILDVDFRGLQDLGASTGNFLSYGLFPDHENYDDWLSILYSPGYRKSALIQAGAWDGERKAFDLKKIEEYVKYSWYDNASGLHPSEEDLPKPNKEKSDAYSWLKAPRYDKKVYEVGPLARMINTFGMKWKIPITNPVTGEDFGYFEYEVQNPQGSVIDRVAARVAMTLLIANKMFDWLEEAKSYLGEKVTVKKDKVREREGFGLWEAPRGALLHYIKVRDYKIDRYQAVVPSTWNFSPRDDFGQAGAAEKALEGTWLPEMSVAEICDAIYPEKDIDLSPLGISKVVSWGEALTPALKQLGLARLNIEKVNGNEYNTTLALLVIRSFDPCIACAVHVLRC, encoded by the coding sequence ATGAGTAACGTAGTAATCGATCCAGTTACGAGGATAGAGGGGCATTTAAGGGTAGAAATGCACACAAAAACTTTAGAGACCTCTACTGGAAAGTGGACCGTTGTTGACAAAGCTTATTGCAGTGGAACGATGTTTAGAGGGATAGAGATAATTCTAAAAGGCAGAGACCCAAGAGACGCTTGGATAATAACCCAAAGAATCTGTGGAGTTTGTCCAGCTCCGCACGCTGAAGCTTCCATGCAGGCAATCGAAGCTGCTTTCGATGTTAAACCAACCCCCCTCGCTATCCTCGTCAGAAACATTTTGCACGGAGCCTACTACATCTACGACCACATAATTCACACGTATTTGCTAATCGGTCCGGAACTCGGAGTTCTTGCTAAATATCCTCCGATGGTTCCTCCAGCTCTTGGAAAGGAAGGTATAGCTAAGCTTAACCTCGGATCGAGTTACGCTCAGGCTTTAGACATTCAGAGAAAAGCAAACGAGATCGTTGCGATGTGGGGAGGAAAGTTCCCCCACCACCAAACGGAGTACCCCGGAGGAATGGCAGTCAAGCCTACGGCAGATAAAATCGCCAAGACCTTATCGAAGATGACTGAAATCTGGTCGTGGGTTGCTAACGTGATGGTAAGAGACTTCACGAAGATTTTAGAGGCTAACGAGAGAATTGGAGAGGCCGTTAGCGCGATCCTTGATGTTGATTTCAGAGGTCTGCAAGATTTGGGAGCTTCAACCGGCAACTTCCTCAGCTACGGATTGTTCCCGGATCACGAAAACTACGACGACTGGCTTTCCATCCTCTACTCTCCCGGCTACAGAAAGAGCGCTTTAATACAAGCTGGTGCTTGGGACGGCGAAAGAAAGGCGTTCGATTTAAAGAAGATCGAAGAGTACGTGAAGTATTCGTGGTACGACAACGCTTCAGGATTGCATCCGAGTGAAGAAGATTTGCCAAAGCCCAACAAAGAAAAAAGCGATGCTTACTCTTGGCTAAAAGCTCCAAGGTACGATAAGAAAGTTTACGAAGTCGGTCCTCTGGCGAGGATGATCAACACTTTCGGTATGAAGTGGAAGATTCCCATAACTAATCCAGTAACCGGCGAAGACTTCGGATACTTCGAATACGAAGTCCAGAACCCACAAGGATCCGTTATAGACAGAGTTGCTGCGAGAGTAGCTATGACGTTGTTGATAGCCAATAAAATGTTCGACTGGCTGGAGGAGGCTAAGAGTTATCTCGGAGAGAAGGTGACTGTCAAAAAAGATAAAGTCAGAGAAAGAGAGGGATTCGGACTTTGGGAGGCTCCGAGAGGAGCGCTGTTGCATTACATCAAAGTAAGAGACTACAAAATAGACAGATACCAGGCTGTTGTTCCGAGTACGTGGAACTTCAGTCCGAGAGACGATTTCGGACAGGCAGGAGCTGCGGAAAAAGCCCTCGAAGGAACTTGGTTGCCGGAAATGAGTGTCGCTGAGATATGCGATGCAATATATCCAGAAAAGGACATAGACCTTTCGCCGCTCGGAATATCGAAAGTGGTCAGCTGGGGAGAAGCGTTAACTCCGGCTTTAAAACAGCTCGGGTTGGCGAGACTTAACATTGAAAAAGTAAACGGCAACGAGTACAACACAACTCTCGCTCTCCTCGTCATAAGAAGCTTCGATCCATGCATAGCCTGTGCGGTTCACGTTCTGAGGTGTTAA
- a CDS encoding cytochrome b/b6 domain-containing protein: MKEFVEVERHSKFVRVCHWGIVITCLFLTLTGIQLAFGVKIIDDAQALHIRLGFIFLGLWLLFSYFVLTEEWKWVSPRRLPYSIRFVIEEAIAWIKGGHVDDPRAYDPRRREYVEKLIPSQVLVFWAYVILTVVVALTGLALYDYEKFRIFADVSEPIANMFGVTSYAFLRGLHRFAMYLYATLAVTHAYAATIFGTLGSMIHGKRKEKVTTESSERHVPAIAGAGGR; the protein is encoded by the coding sequence ATGAAGGAGTTCGTGGAAGTTGAAAGGCACTCCAAGTTCGTCAGGGTTTGTCACTGGGGAATAGTGATAACGTGCCTCTTTCTCACCCTCACTGGAATCCAGCTCGCCTTCGGCGTCAAAATAATCGACGACGCACAAGCTTTACACATAAGACTCGGATTCATCTTCCTCGGACTCTGGCTTCTATTTTCCTACTTCGTTTTAACAGAAGAGTGGAAATGGGTCTCTCCGAGAAGATTACCTTACAGCATCAGGTTTGTGATCGAGGAAGCCATAGCTTGGATTAAAGGAGGTCACGTCGACGATCCGAGAGCTTACGATCCAAGAAGGAGAGAATACGTCGAAAAGCTGATACCGAGTCAAGTACTCGTTTTCTGGGCGTACGTGATTCTCACCGTAGTAGTAGCGCTAACGGGTCTTGCTCTCTACGATTACGAAAAGTTCAGAATTTTCGCAGACGTTTCGGAGCCAATAGCAAACATGTTTGGCGTAACGAGCTACGCATTTTTAAGAGGATTACATAGATTTGCAATGTACCTCTACGCGACTCTGGCAGTAACTCATGCTTATGCAGCAACGATATTCGGAACCCTCGGCTCGATGATACACGGAAAGAGAAAAGAGAAAGTTACTACTGAAAGCTCGGAGAGACATGTCCCGGCGATTGCTGGTGCTGGGGGTAGGTAA
- a CDS encoding hydrogenase maturation protease — MLGVGNPLAGDDAVGIEVVKRLKKLELPEEVDLIEGGTLSFQLINFFDNYDKIVVVDAVKTGRKPGSVVRLEMNEFFDFSKISVLTSHDFDFFTVAKVLSMIREIPEIVVIGVEVENLSGFEMSDSVRKSINEAVKKILEEINHSLSK, encoded by the coding sequence GTGCTGGGGGTAGGTAATCCCTTAGCTGGAGACGATGCTGTCGGAATAGAAGTCGTAAAAAGATTGAAGAAGCTTGAACTACCAGAAGAGGTAGATTTGATCGAGGGAGGAACCCTAAGCTTTCAACTCATAAATTTTTTCGATAATTACGATAAAATAGTGGTCGTCGATGCGGTGAAAACCGGAAGAAAGCCGGGAAGCGTTGTTAGACTTGAAATGAACGAGTTCTTTGATTTTTCAAAGATTTCGGTTCTAACATCCCACGACTTCGACTTTTTTACCGTCGCTAAAGTTTTAAGCATGATTAGAGAAATTCCGGAAATCGTTGTGATAGGAGTTGAAGTTGAGAATCTCTCAGGCTTCGAAATGTCGGATTCAGTTAGAAAAAGCATTAATGAAGCTGTTAAAAAAATATTAGAGGAAATAAATCACTCCTTGAGCAAGTAA
- a CDS encoding 4Fe-4S binding protein, protein MVKIGLYICHCGRNIADVVDVKNLIEYFKDKVNVVRDHLFMCSEPAWEMIRSDVASKLVDRVVIAACSPQNHEKFFRSALETAGLSKYLLEIANIREQCSWVHGKNKEEATEKAKRLIKAAISKVKTLKPLEDLKFEVERSVLVIGGGIAGMTASLDLAKMGFKVYLVEKEPSIGGKLIKFDKIFPLNDCASCVVSSLMAEVANNPMIELITYAEVEEVNGSFGNFNVKVRKKQTYVDWEKCIGCGACTTVCPPKAWKPNEFDEGLSKRAAMYIVSPQAVPKKAVHDPELCVNCGKKKLGTRRFLRGGKEYLTPCEKACPTKAIDRSKSWNPKGEILNFNVGAIIVATGYKVMEKETFKEYASHSPNVITALQFERILSPTGPTSGKILRISDGKKPKAISFISCVGSRDVRYHTYCSKVCCLYLLKQARLVKEREPDIDVYIHVIDVRAPGKDLEEYYIEARRMGIGIIRGKVGGIEELPNGRLRILGFDADLGMPIEVEVDLVVLATAIELPEDSRELARKIGLTVDPSGFLKEDHPKLRPVESTLTGIFLAGCCQGPKDVSETVAQAKAAAASVASLLNKEEIQVEPFIAKVNEEACTACGICENVCPFNAIKVKEVAIVDERSCKGCGICASCPAKAIDIQGYSAESITAEIEALVG, encoded by the coding sequence ATTGTGAAGATCGGGCTTTACATCTGCCATTGCGGAAGAAATATAGCCGATGTCGTCGACGTGAAGAATTTAATCGAGTATTTCAAAGATAAGGTAAACGTTGTCCGAGATCACCTATTCATGTGCTCCGAACCGGCTTGGGAAATGATAAGAAGTGACGTGGCAAGTAAACTCGTCGATAGAGTGGTTATAGCTGCCTGTAGCCCTCAAAATCACGAGAAGTTTTTCAGATCAGCCCTCGAAACTGCTGGACTGTCAAAGTACCTCTTGGAGATTGCCAACATCAGAGAGCAGTGCAGCTGGGTTCACGGAAAAAACAAGGAAGAAGCTACTGAGAAAGCAAAAAGATTAATAAAAGCCGCGATTTCCAAAGTTAAAACGCTCAAACCTTTAGAAGACTTAAAATTCGAAGTTGAGAGGAGCGTTCTCGTTATTGGCGGAGGTATAGCGGGAATGACCGCTTCTCTTGACTTGGCAAAAATGGGTTTCAAAGTCTATCTTGTAGAGAAAGAGCCGTCAATAGGTGGAAAGCTCATAAAATTCGATAAAATCTTTCCGCTCAACGATTGCGCCTCTTGTGTCGTTTCCTCTTTAATGGCGGAGGTTGCGAACAACCCGATGATAGAGCTTATAACCTACGCTGAAGTTGAAGAGGTCAACGGGTCTTTCGGAAACTTTAACGTTAAAGTGAGGAAGAAGCAAACCTACGTGGACTGGGAGAAGTGCATAGGTTGCGGAGCTTGTACGACAGTTTGTCCACCAAAAGCTTGGAAACCAAACGAATTTGACGAAGGTTTGAGTAAAAGAGCCGCCATGTACATCGTTTCTCCTCAAGCCGTGCCGAAAAAAGCCGTACACGACCCTGAGCTTTGCGTTAATTGTGGAAAGAAAAAACTCGGAACGAGGAGGTTTTTGAGAGGTGGAAAGGAATACCTAACGCCCTGCGAAAAAGCATGTCCGACGAAAGCAATAGACAGGTCGAAAAGCTGGAATCCTAAAGGAGAGATTCTGAACTTTAACGTTGGAGCGATAATTGTTGCCACGGGATACAAGGTTATGGAGAAGGAAACATTTAAAGAATACGCCTCCCACTCTCCAAACGTCATTACCGCTCTTCAATTCGAGAGAATTCTCTCTCCTACCGGACCTACAAGCGGTAAAATTTTGAGGATATCGGACGGTAAAAAGCCGAAAGCCATTTCTTTCATATCCTGCGTAGGATCGAGGGACGTCAGATATCATACCTACTGTTCGAAAGTTTGCTGTTTATACTTGCTCAAGCAGGCGAGACTCGTGAAGGAGAGAGAGCCGGATATAGATGTATACATCCACGTTATCGACGTGAGAGCTCCGGGTAAAGATCTTGAAGAGTACTACATAGAAGCGAGAAGAATGGGCATAGGAATTATCAGAGGAAAGGTTGGAGGTATAGAGGAACTTCCTAACGGTAGGCTCAGAATTCTCGGATTTGACGCCGATTTGGGGATGCCGATAGAAGTGGAAGTCGACCTCGTTGTTCTCGCAACAGCGATAGAGCTTCCAGAAGACTCCAGAGAGCTCGCGAGAAAAATAGGTTTGACCGTCGACCCTTCAGGGTTTTTAAAAGAGGACCATCCGAAACTAAGACCCGTTGAAAGTACACTAACTGGCATATTTTTAGCCGGATGCTGTCAGGGTCCGAAAGACGTTTCCGAAACTGTCGCACAGGCTAAAGCTGCAGCAGCTTCCGTTGCTTCTTTGCTTAACAAGGAGGAAATTCAGGTCGAGCCGTTCATCGCAAAAGTAAACGAGGAGGCTTGCACTGCTTGCGGCATATGCGAGAACGTTTGTCCATTTAACGCAATTAAAGTTAAGGAAGTGGCGATCGTCGACGAGAGAAGCTGCAAGGGATGCGGAATATGCGCTTCATGCCCGGCTAAAGCCATAGACATTCAAGGATATTCAGCGGAATCGATTACTGCAGAGATAGAGGCGCTTGTGGGGTGA
- a CDS encoding 4Fe-4S dicluster domain-containing protein, which produces MKYVVRVEKKKNLVKVISDLGGEGVSKCIQCGSCMSVCPVTLIGFDHPNKKLFKFVQMGEEEVLLSDPSPWACVACGRCIEVCTQDVNPFSVYFALRRFQVKGFRIHPLAREAVGSIYESGHAIFVENEVEREKFGLPKVSSAARSEKDLEEIREILKSSAISDLGILPR; this is translated from the coding sequence ATGAAATACGTTGTAAGAGTTGAGAAAAAGAAGAATCTCGTAAAAGTAATTTCCGATCTCGGAGGAGAGGGCGTTTCGAAGTGCATTCAGTGCGGTTCGTGTATGAGCGTTTGCCCAGTCACGTTAATCGGATTCGACCACCCAAACAAGAAGTTATTCAAATTCGTTCAAATGGGGGAAGAAGAAGTTCTTCTCTCAGATCCCTCTCCTTGGGCTTGCGTTGCTTGTGGAAGGTGCATAGAGGTTTGCACGCAAGACGTAAACCCCTTCTCAGTTTATTTTGCCCTGAGAAGATTTCAAGTGAAAGGTTTCAGAATTCACCCCCTCGCAAGGGAAGCTGTTGGATCGATTTACGAGAGCGGACACGCTATATTCGTGGAAAACGAAGTGGAAAGAGAAAAGTTCGGTCTTCCAAAAGTATCTTCCGCTGCCAGGTCTGAAAAAGATTTAGAAGAAATCAGGGAAATACTAAAATCTTCGGCTATCTCAGACCTCGGAATACTCCCAAGGTGA
- a CDS encoding CoB--CoM heterodisulfide reductase iron-sulfur subunit B family protein: MKFGFFLGCQIPFLKPEVEASIRKVMSALGVELIDLEGYSCCPTWMSVPSLDLNAWLSISARNLAIAENLGVDVVTGCNNCFSVLNHARYLLKDEKRKFEVNRILSKFGKFYRGTSKVYHVIHVLSDFVDKKELKKKVVHPLKDLTVAIHPGCQLLWPTRIMDVKEENPFYPEKLKNLVEMLGAKAPYYSRLDYCCGAGTSVAYIDYEKSSYFVLTKLESMKEEIEPDLIVTPCSTCLIQIEEMQKKLKKDGKINFEIPVVYYTQLLAICMGIPANEVFREESAKIILEVIR; this comes from the coding sequence ATGAAATTCGGCTTCTTTCTCGGGTGTCAAATTCCCTTCCTAAAACCCGAGGTCGAAGCTTCGATAAGGAAAGTCATGAGCGCTCTTGGAGTAGAACTCATCGATCTCGAAGGATACTCCTGCTGTCCCACGTGGATGTCTGTTCCAAGTCTCGATTTAAACGCTTGGCTGTCCATTTCCGCGAGAAATCTGGCTATAGCTGAAAATCTCGGAGTGGACGTTGTGACCGGATGCAACAACTGCTTCAGCGTTTTAAATCACGCGAGATACCTTCTGAAAGATGAAAAAAGGAAGTTCGAAGTAAACAGAATTCTCTCAAAATTCGGCAAATTTTACAGAGGAACTTCTAAGGTGTACCACGTAATTCACGTTCTATCCGACTTTGTTGACAAAAAGGAGTTAAAGAAGAAAGTCGTGCATCCCCTAAAAGATTTGACCGTCGCGATTCATCCGGGTTGTCAGCTCCTGTGGCCTACGAGAATAATGGACGTAAAAGAGGAGAATCCGTTTTATCCTGAAAAACTAAAGAATCTTGTAGAGATGCTCGGAGCAAAAGCACCCTACTACAGCAGACTCGACTACTGCTGCGGAGCTGGGACTTCCGTTGCATACATAGACTACGAGAAATCATCATACTTCGTTCTGACGAAACTCGAATCGATGAAAGAAGAGATAGAGCCGGATCTCATCGTTACTCCGTGCTCAACGTGCCTCATACAAATTGAAGAAATGCAGAAGAAACTTAAAAAAGATGGTAAAATAAACTTCGAGATTCCGGTCGTTTACTACACCCAGCTTTTGGCAATTTGCATGGGAATTCCAGCTAACGAAGTTTTCAGAGAAGAGAGCGCAAAGATAATTCTTGAGGTGATTAGATGA
- a CDS encoding hydrogenase iron-sulfur subunit gives MKIVGFACQWCAYRSADLAGTLKYEYPSSISLVKVPCSGRVEAEFILKALADGADGVFVAGCPKNECHYRRGNFVAEMRTSILSNILPEFGLESSRIAFLEVSSSDAKKFVEFARKFDERVRNLGKNPIRRDFNEKD, from the coding sequence ATGAAAATCGTCGGTTTCGCGTGCCAGTGGTGCGCCTACAGAAGCGCCGACTTAGCCGGAACGCTGAAGTACGAGTATCCAAGCTCGATATCACTCGTAAAAGTTCCCTGTTCTGGGAGAGTAGAAGCTGAATTCATTCTCAAAGCTTTAGCCGATGGAGCGGACGGTGTTTTCGTAGCCGGATGCCCGAAAAACGAGTGCCATTACAGAAGGGGAAACTTCGTGGCGGAAATGAGAACTTCCATCCTCTCAAACATTCTCCCGGAATTTGGTTTGGAATCTTCGAGAATCGCTTTTCTCGAAGTTTCGAGCTCGGATGCAAAGAAGTTCGTTGAATTTGCAAGAAAATTCGATGAGAGAGTAAGAAATTTGGGGAAGAATCCGATTAGGAGGGATTTTAATGAAAAAGATTAG
- a CDS encoding NADH-quinone oxidoreductase subunit B family protein, with amino-acid sequence MKKIRLAFYTASGCSGCILSFFDLEEFFLSSERFSVVWAPMFTNSKLEDLEKIERIDLTFIEGSIRLSEHEEIVKILREKSEKVVALGTCAVFGGVPGLSNFYSDEEILSDVFDSDENAPKPRTLLDGKYELTLPEFKDEMKRVEEVIEVDHFVPGCPPSKNQLLKIIDFDFEERWIVEKTSVCSVCPRKVEEIKVSAVKRAFEKDDGRCFLLQGILCFGPLTPGNCEAACIKVNVPCRGCYGSFPNVRDFGAKFVDLISSIAEKNIAEELSRKYPSLARVIYAYTLPAAIINKKVRKG; translated from the coding sequence ATGAAAAAGATTAGATTGGCTTTTTACACAGCTTCAGGATGCTCCGGATGCATTCTTTCTTTTTTCGATCTCGAAGAATTCTTTCTTTCATCAGAAAGATTCTCAGTCGTTTGGGCACCGATGTTCACGAATTCGAAGCTTGAAGACCTCGAAAAAATAGAGAGGATAGACTTGACGTTTATCGAAGGAAGCATCAGGCTAAGCGAGCATGAAGAAATCGTGAAGATTTTGAGGGAAAAGAGCGAAAAAGTTGTAGCTCTCGGGACCTGTGCCGTTTTCGGAGGGGTTCCGGGACTGTCTAACTTCTATTCCGATGAAGAAATTCTTTCAGACGTGTTTGACTCTGACGAAAACGCTCCAAAGCCGAGAACTCTTCTTGACGGAAAATACGAGCTCACACTTCCGGAGTTTAAGGATGAAATGAAGAGAGTGGAGGAGGTAATTGAGGTAGACCACTTCGTTCCCGGATGCCCTCCAAGTAAAAACCAGCTGCTGAAAATCATCGATTTCGATTTTGAAGAAAGGTGGATAGTTGAAAAAACTTCCGTGTGTAGCGTTTGCCCGAGGAAGGTGGAAGAGATTAAAGTTTCCGCCGTGAAAAGAGCATTTGAAAAGGACGACGGCAGGTGTTTTCTTCTTCAAGGAATTCTGTGTTTCGGTCCCTTAACCCCGGGAAACTGCGAGGCTGCTTGTATTAAGGTGAACGTTCCATGCAGGGGTTGCTACGGATCTTTTCCGAACGTGAGAGATTTTGGTGCGAAATTCGTCGATCTAATTTCGTCAATCGCTGAGAAAAACATTGCTGAAGAACTTTCGAGAAAGTATCCGAGCTTAGCCAGAGTTATCTACGCTTACACGCTTCCGGCAGCGATAATAAACAAGAAAGTTAGGAAAGGGTGA